CCATCCGGCGGACCTCGTCCTCGCCCGGCCGGTACTCGCGACTGCCGGCCGGTTCGCTGCCCGGCCCGGGTAGCAGGCCGCGGTACTGGCCGTGCAGCAGGCCGTTCAGCCGGCGGGTGACGGTCAGCTCCAGGCGGCGCAGCCGCTGGTCCGGAGCCAGCTCGGCGAGGCCGGGATCGGCCGGCGCGGCGACGACGCGCCTCATGCCGCCGCCAGATCGGGGGCCTGCTGCGGGTGGCTGTCGGCCAGTCGGGGCGGTGGCACCGCCTCCACCAGCCGGCGGACCACGCCCTCAGCCGAGACACCGTCGGCCACCGCGTCGAAGGAGAGCACCAGCCGGTGCGCGAGGACGTCCACCGCCAGCTCGCGGACGTCCTCAGGCAGCACGTACTCCCGTCCGCGCAGCAGCGCCCGGGCCCGGGCGGCCGCGACCAGGCCGAGGGTGGCCCGCGGGCTGGCCCCGTACGCCAACAGTGGCGCGATCTCCGGTAGCCCGAACCGGCCCGGGTCGCGGGTGGCGAGGATGAGCCGGACCACGTACTCGGCCAACGCGTGGTGGACGAAGACCCGCTCGGCGTGGGCCTGGAGGTTCTGCAGCCGTTGCGCGTCGAGCACCTGGCGCGGGCTCGGCCGGTCGGTGCTCATCCGGTAGAGGATCGCCAGTTCGTCGGCGTCGCTCGGGTAGTCCACCACCACCTTCATCAGGAACCGGTCGCGCTGCGCCTCCGGGAGCTGGTAGACCCCCTCGGACTCGATCGGGTTCTGGGTGGCCAGCACCAGGAACGGCGCCGGCACCGGCCAGCTGCGCCCACCGATGGAGACCTGCCGCTCCGCCATCGCCTCCAGCAGCGCCGACTGGACCTTGGCGGGGGCCCGGTTGATCTCGTCAGCCAGCACGAGGTTGGCCATGATCGGGCCCAGTTCGATGTCGAAGGTCTCCTTGGAGGCCCGGTAGATCCGGGTGCCGACGATGTCGGAGGGAACCAGGTCCGGGGTGAACTGGATCCGCGAGAAGGTTCCGCCGACCACGGTGGCGAGGGTCTGCGCGGCCAGCGTCTTGGCCACGCCGGGGACCCCCTCAAGGAGGCAGTGTCCGTTGGCGACCAGGGCGGTGAGCAGCCGTTCGACGAGCCGATCCTGCCCGACGATCACGCGTTTGACCTCGAAGAGGGTCTGTTCCAGCTCGACGCCGGTCGGCTCGGGATCGACCGAGCTGGGCATGCTGGCCAGGGTGTCCGAGATGTCCGTCACGGTGCTTGCTTCCCGGGCGGCAGCCCGGCAAACGTCGGATTATCAGCGCCGAAGTGCCCGATGACACCCCGGCTGGGGATGAACTGTCCGGTCGGGTGACAACGACCCCGGTACGGCACGAGCCACGCGGACGGCGGCAGACCGGGTGCAGGGCGAAGCCGCCGGGCGGGCCGGCGGCTTCGTCGGGACAACCCGGGGTGCCGGCCCTTGTTCCACCGGGCCGGCACCCGGACCGTCAGGGAGTGTGGACGACCAGGTGGAAGCCCAGGTCCGCGGCGACCCCAGCCGAGTTGCGGGTCTGCACGAAGACCCCGTTCGGCGTGCTGAGCCGGCGCGCCACCGAGATCTCGCCGGCGGCAGGGATGCAGCAGGCGTCAGCGCGGCCGATGGTCGCCACGAAGATGCCCGCTGTGACGACGTGACCGAACTGGACCTCGTACTGGCCGACGCCGTACTTGATGACTGTGCCGACGCCGCGTGCCTTGGTGCCGTTGGCGTTGACGACCACGATGCTCGTGCTGGCGGCGAGTGTGGTTGCCGCACCGGACTTCAGGGCGGCCTTCGCCTTGCGTGCGGACTCCGCCGTCACCGGCGGCTGGGCGTTCGTGCCGCGCGCCGCAGGCTGGACGGTCTCCGCCGGCGCCTTCGCCGTCGGCTGGGCGACGGCGATCCCGCCGCCGGCCAGGCTCAACCCCAGGACAGCGAACGTGACCGCCGCCGCCTTACGTCGGAAAGATGTGCTCATGACAGGTCCCCCTTGTGTGACCGTGCGAATTCGGCCGACCCGCGGGGCGGGACGGATGACTGCCTGTAATAGTTGGACGACGCCCGATGAAACCGGAGGAAGCAATCTCACGCGCACCTGGTGAGGTCGATTTCTCAACGATCTACGTCCGGCTTGAGCTGGGATTACTACTCAGAGTGGCGTCGTTTAGGCCAGATGGAACGTAGCATCAGAAAAAGCCGAACGTCAATAGTTGATCTCGCATTATCGAGCTGTCGGCCAGCCGTCAGATAATTGTGAAATGTGAGAGCACCACCATTCATGAAAATGGCTCCGCGAGTTCCCGCTAGGCTCACCGTCATGATCGTCGACGCCCCGCCCGCACCGGCTCGACGCCGCGCTGACCGGATCGGCGCGGTGCTCTGCTGGCTGGCGGTCGCACCGACGGGCGCCTGGGCCGCCGCCCGGCTGGCCGGCCTGGACCGGGGACCGCTGGTGCAGGCGCTCGCCTTCACCCCGTACGTCGCGGGCTGGAGCGTGCTGGCGCTGACCCTCGCCCTCGCCCTACGGCGCTGGTGGCCGGCGGCGGTCGCGGCACTGGCCGCGGCGGCGCTCCTCGGCGTGGTCGCACCCCGGGCCCTGGCCTCGCCGCAACCCGCGACAGGCGGTCCCACAGTGCGGCTACTCACCGCCAATCTGCTCGCCGGCTCCGCCGACGCGCGGACGCTGGTCGAGCTGGTCCGGCGGCACCGGGTGGACGTGCTCACCGTGCAGGAGTTCACCCCGGACGCGCAGGCCGCCCTGGAGCGGCTCGGCCTCGACCGGCTGCTGCCCCACCGGCAACTCAACGCGCAGATCGGCACGCCCGGCTCCGGGCTCTACTCGCGCTGGCCGATCACCGACGCCGGCGTCCGGCACAACCGCGGCGGCTGGGGCTTCAGCCAGGCGTACGGCACGCTGGCCGTCCCCGGCGCGCCCCCGGTCCGCGTCGAGTCGGCCCACCCCTCGGCGCCGTACGCGCTGGACCAGGTCGGCGCCTGGCGCGCCGACCTGACCGCCCAGCCACCGGCCACTCCGGACGGTGGCCTGCGGATCCTCGCGGGGGACTTCAACGCCACCCTCGACCACGGACCGCTACGGGCCCTGCTGCGCACCGGCTACGTCGACGCCGCCGACGCCACCGGAGCGGGGCTGACCGGCACCTGGGGCCCGTACGACGGCGACCTGATCCCGCCGGTCACCATCGACCACGTGCTGGTCGACCGCCGGATAGCCGCCCAGACCGTGACCGTGCAGGACCTACCCGGCACCGACCATCGTCCCGTGCTGGCCACCCTCCGCCTCCCCGCCGCCTGACCCCGCCACCAGGCGCCCCACCGCGCCTCAGCGGCCGTTCGGCGTCCCGTGTGCGCCGGCTGGCGTGTTAGTAGGGGGCCCTTCCTCTACCGCAGGCGTTAACAAGGTGCCCTTCCTTACCCCGAGGCCGTAGGTGAGGGCGTCGACGAGGGCGTGCCAACTGGCCTCGACGACGTTGGGGTGCACGCCCACGGTGGTCCAGTCCCGGCCGCCGCCGTCGGCGGTCTCCAGCAGCACCCGGGTAACGGCGCCGGTGCCGTGGCTGCCCTCCAGGATGCGCACCTTGTAGTCGGCCAGCTCGAAGTCGCGCAGCTGCGGGTAGTGCCGGGCCAGCCCCACCCGCAGCGCCTCGTCCAACGCGTTGACCGGACCGTTGCCCTCGGCGGTGGCGATCACCCGCTCGCCGCGTACCCGGATCTTGACGGTCGCCTCGGAGACCACCGCGCCGTCCTCGCGGTGCTCGACCAGCACCCGGTACGACTCCAGAGTGAACGGCCGGGCCGGGCCGCCCTCCGGCAGCTCCGAACGGACCAGCAGTTCGAAGGAGGCGTCCGCGGCCTCGAAGGACCAGCCGCCGGCCTCCAGCTCCTTGACCCGGTTGGTGACCCGGGTCAGCGCCTCCGGCTGGCCGGCCAGGTCCAGGCCGAGCTCACGACTCTTGAGCTCGACGCTGGCCCGGCCGGCCATCTCGGTTACCAGGATCCGCATGTCGTTGCCCACCACCGACGGGTCCACGTGGTTGTAGAGCAACGGGTCGACCTTGATCGCACTCGCGTGCAGCCCCGCCTTGTGAGCGAAGGCGGCGGCCCCGACGTAGGCCTGGTGGGTGTCGGGGGCGATGTTGGCGATCTCGGCGATGGCGTGCGAGACCCGCACCATCTGCGCCAGGCAGCCCTCCGGTAGGACGGGCATGCCGAGCTTGAGTTGAAGGTTCGCGACGATCGCGAAAAGGTCCGCGTTGCCGGGGCGTTCGCCGTACCCGTTGGCGGTTCCCTGGACGTGGCGGACCCCCGCCTCGACTGCGGCGATGGTGTTGGCCACCGCGCAGGCGGTGTCGTTCTGGGCGTGCATGCCGAGCAGTCCCGCGTCGATCCCGAGCCGGTCGGTCAGGTCGGCGATCACGGCGGTCACCTGGGACGGCAGCATGCCGCCGTTGGTGTCGCAGAGCACCATCCGCTCCGCGCCGGCGGCCAGCGCGGCCTGCACCACGGCAGCGCCGTACGCCGGGTCGTGCCGGTACCCGTCGAAGAAGTGCTCGCCGTCGACGAAGACGCGCCGGCCCTCGGCGACGAGGTGGCTGACGGTGTCGTGGATCATCGCCAGGTTCTCCGCGCCGGTGGTGCGCAGCGCCCGCTCGACGTGCCGGGTGTCGGCCTTGGCGACCAGCGCCACCGCCGGGGTCTGCGCGTCCAGCAGGCCGCGTACCTGAGGGTCGTCGGCGACCGCCACACCGGCCTTGCGGGTGGCGCCGAACGCGACAAGCACAGCGTGCCGCAGATCCAGCTCCGTGCGTGCCCGGCGGAAGAACTCGGTGTCCTTGGGCACCGCGCCCGGCCAACCGCCCTCGATGAAGCCGACGCCGAACTCGTCGAGCAGCCGGGCCACCGCCAGCTTGTCGACCACCGAGTAGGTGAGCCCCTCGCGCTGGGCACCGTCGCGCAACGTCGTGTCGTAGACCTGGAACGTCATCAGGATCCTTTCTCGGAGCAACAAAAAGACCCCCCGCGGATGCGGGAGGTCTGCGCGCTCGGCGGAGGGAGGGCCGGCGCGCTAGGTCGCAATAATCAGGGCGGTGCTGGTCACGATCGCTACTCTGCCACCGCTCCCCTGGTTTTGGGAGGAACAATCCACATGGCGGGACGGTCACACACGGTTGCCACTATCCGGGCCCTCCTCCAGCCTCGGACACAACCCACCGCTCGTGATCGGCTTCACAAGTCACCTGCCCGCCCACCGGCGAAAACTCGCCTACGGAAGTATCTGGAACCAATCCAGTTACCGGCCCCTGTGCCGCTCCCGAGGAGGACCCTTGCTCACTGTCGGTGATCGCTTCCCCGAGTACGAACTCACCGCCTGCGTGTCCCTCGACGCCGACAAGGCGTTCGAGACGCTCAACCACAAGTCCCACGAGGGCAAGTGGCGCGTGGTCTTCTTCTGGCCGAAGGACTTCACCTTCATCTGCCCGACGGAGATCGCCGAGTTCGGCCGGCTCAACGGCGAGTTCGCCGACCGGGACGCGCAGGTCCTGGGGGCGTCGGTGGACAACGAGTACGTCCACTACGCGTGGCGCAAGGACCACCCGGACCTTCGGGAGCTGCCCTTCCCGATGCTCAGCGACATCAAGCGCGAACTGGCCGCCGCCTGCGGCGTGCTCGGCGAGGACGGCGTGGCCCAGCGCGCGACGTTCATCATCGACCCGAACAACGAGATCCAGTTCGCCATGGTCACCGCCGGCTCGGTCGGCCGCAACGTCTCGGAGGTGCTGCGGGTGCTCGACGCACTGCAGACCGACGAGCTGTGCCCGTGCAACTGGAACAAGGGCGGCGAGACCCTCGACGCCAGCGCGCTCCTCGCCGGCGCCGGAGCCTGACCATGGGTCTGGACGCGATCAAGGCGGCCCTGCCCGAGTACGCCAAGGACATCAAGCTGAACCTGGGCTCCACCGTCGGCACCTCCACGCTGACCCCGGTCCAGGCCTGGGGCACCGCGTTGGCCTGCGCGGTGGCCGCCCGCAACCCGATGGTGCTGCGCGAGATCGCCGCCGAGGCGCCCGGTCACCTCACGCCGGAGGGCGTCGAGGCGGCCAAGGGCGCGGCGGCCATCATGGCGATGAACAACATCTACTACCGGGCCAAGCACCTCATCGGCGACGAGCAGTACGCCTCGATGCCGGCCCGGCTGCGGATGCAGATCATCGCCCGGCCGGGCGTGGACAAGGGCGACTTCGAGCTCTGGTGCCTCGCCGTCTCGGCGATCACCGGCTGCGGGGTGTGCCTCGAGTCGCACGAGAAGACGCTGCGCGGCAGCGGCTTCACCCGCGAGCAGGTCCACGAGGCGCTGCGGATCTCCGCAGTCGTGCACGCCGCTGCGGTCACCCTGGACGCCGAGGCCGCGCTGGCCTGAGCAGGTACGCCCCGACGGGCCGACGCCGCACCGCGGTGTCGGCCCGTCGCTGTTTCCGGCCCCCGGCGACCGGGTAGCTCCTGCGGGGACGCACTCACCTACGCCGTGAGCATCGGCGACAGTCAGGAGTGAACGGCATGGAAAGGATCGACCCGCACGCGACCCACGCCGAGCCGGAGCCGCAGCGCGGAGGCGACCAGGGCACAGTGCCCGGCGGCGCCCCGGCTGGCGCCTTCGACCCCTGGCGCTACCGCGACCAGGCCGGGGTGGCCGACGCCGACCTGGTCGGCTACATGGTCGACGCCACCGACGGCGGAATCGGCAAGATCGACAGCGCCAGTCACGAGGTGGACGGCAGCTACCTGGTGGTGGACACCGGCCCCTGGATCTTCGGCAAGAAGGTGATGCTGCCGGCCGGCACGGTCAACCAGGTCGACCACGACAAGCGCGTCGTCTCGGTGGACCGGACCCGCGACCAGATCAAGGCCGCCCCCGAGTACGACGAGACCAGCCACAGCGACCCGAACTACCGCAACCAGCTGGGTGGCTACTACGACGAGACGTACGGCGCGCTCCCGCCCGGCACCGCGCGATAAACCGCTCGGACCCGACGGCCGGTGGGGCGTTGTCCCGCCGGCCGTTACCGTGTCAGCGTGGACGCCATCGAGGACAACCGACACATCTCGCTGCCCGCGACCTTCAACTTCCGCGACGTCGGTGGCTACCCCGGCCACGACAACCGCACCGTGCGCCGGGGACGGCTCTACCGCTCGGACTCACTGCACCGCCTCACCGAGAGCGACCGGGACACGTTCACCGCGATCGGCATCCGCACGGTCATCGACCTGCGCCGCCCGCAGGAGGTGGAACGGGACGGCCGGGTGCCGTCGTACCAGGGGCTGACCTACCGGAACATCCACCCGGAGCACGTGGAGTGGGGCGAGCAGCCGTACCGCGAGGGCGACAGCCTGGCGCGCTACCTCGCGGACCGGTACGCCGCCCTGGCCCAGACCGGCACCGCCGGGTTGGCCGAGGCGATCGGGCTGATCGCCGACTCGGCCAACGCCCCGGTGGTGGTGCACTGCGTGGCCGGTAAGGACCGCACCGGCATCGTGTGCGCGCTGACCCTCGCCGTGCTGGGTGTCGACGACACGGACATCGTCGCGGACTACGCCCTCACCAACGAGGCGTCCGCCCGGTTCGGCGCCTGGCTGGCCGAGACCACCCCGGGCGGGCTGGACCATGTGCCGGCGCCGTTCCTGGCCTCGCCCGCCGAGGCGATGGAGCTGTTCCTCGCCGAGCTGCGCGAGGGGTACGGCTCGGTGGAGAGCTACCTGCGTCACGCCGGAGTCACCGACGAGCAGCTGGACGCCCTCCGCCACCACCTACTCGACTAGCCCCCTGCCACCCCGCCCCGTCCCCCGCCCGCCCCGCCCGCCCGCCCCTGACCTCGTCGATCTAGGGCAGATCGCTGTCAGTGGATCTCCATCCACGACGATCTGCCCTAGATCGACGGCGGGGGGGCGCGCGGGGAGCGCGGGGGGGTTAGAGGACTCGGCGTACCCAGTTCTGGGGGTCGGTGGCCTTGCCTCGTTGGATGTCGACGAGCTGCTGGCGCAGGGCCATGGTGACGCGGCCCGGCTCGCCGCCGCCGATCAGGAACTCGCCGTCGGGGAAGCGGACTCCGCCGATCGGGGTGATCACCGCGGCGGTGCCGCAGGCGAAGACCTCGCGGAGCCGTCCGCTGGCCGCGTCGGCCTGCCAGTCGGCGAAGGTGACCGGCCGCTCCTCGACCCCGTGCCCGGCTGCGCCGGCCAGCGTGAGGACCGCGTCGCGGGTGATGCCCGGCAGGATCGTGCCGGTCAGTGGCGGGGTGACCACCGTGTCGTCGTCGTAGACGAAGAAGACGTTCATGCCGCCCAGCTCGTCGACGAAGCGGCGCTCCACCGCGTCCAGGAAGACCACCTGGTCGCAGCCGGCCTCGATGGCCTCGGCCTGGGCCGCCAGTGACGCGGCGTAGTTTCCGCCGCACTTGGCGGCGCCGGTGCCGCCGGGCGCGGCCCGGGTGTAGTCCGGCGAGACCCAGACGGTGACCGGCTTGACCCCGCCGCTGAAGTACGCCCCGACCGGCGAGGCGATGACCATGTAGAGGTACTCGTTGGCCGGACGGACACCGAGGAAGACCTCGCTGGCGAACATGAACGGCCGCAGGTAGAGGCTGCCGTCCTCGCCGGTGGGGATCCACTCCCGGTCGATCTCGATGAGCTTGTGCAGCGAGTCGACGAACACCTCCGGCGGCAGCACAGGCATCGCCATCCGCTGGGCGGAGGTGGCGAAGCGGGCCGCGTTGGCGTCCGGCCGGAACATCGTCACGCCACCGTCGGCGGTCCGGTACGCCTTCAGCCCCTCGAAGATCTCCTGCGCGTAGTGCAGCACCGCGCTGGCCGGGTCCATCGGGATCGGCCCGCGCGCCTCCACCCGGGCGTCGTACCAGCCCTTGCCGTCGGCGTAGCGGACGGTGACCATGTGGTCGGTGAAGACCCGTCCGAACCCGGGATTGGCCAGCAGGGCGGCCCGGTCGGTGGCGGATACCGGCGCGGGATTCGGACGGATCTCGAAGTCGAGCTTGTCACCACCGCTCATCGCGCTGACCTCCCTGCGGGACAACGGCATGCGGGATCGCACACCGACATGGTTGTGCCAGAAACTTACCCCGAACGGTCGTTCAGCGGGTAGCGCCGCTCGGGGCATGGACGACCCCGGATGTTTGCTCGCCGGCGCGCGGCCGTGGGTGGGTCAGGCTACGGCGTGGGCGGCGAGCCGGTCGCCGACCTCGGCGGTACGCAGCGCCACGCCCGGGATCCGGCCGGCCAGCTCGGCGGCGACCGCCGCGTTGACCCGGGCCGCGGCCTCGGCGTGCCCGAGCTGCTCCAGCAGCAGCGCGGCCGAGAGCACAGCGGCGACCGGGTCGGCGACGCCCTGCCCGGCGATGTCCGGTGCCGAGCCGTGCACCGGCTCGAACATCGAGGGGTACGCCCCCTCGGGGTTGATGCAGCCGCTGGCGGCCAGCCCGATCCCACCGGTGACCGCGGCGGCGATGTCGGTGAGGATGTCGCCGAACAGGTTGTCGGTGACCACCACGTCGTAGCGCTGCGGCTGGGTGACCAGGAACATCGCGGCCGCGTCGACGTGCTGGTACTCGGTCGCGACGTCCGGATGCTCGGCGGCGACCGCGTCGAAGGCGCGCGCCCAGAGCGACCCGGCGTGGGTGAGAACGTTGGTCTTGTGCACCAGGGTGACCTTGCGCCGCTCCCGGCGGCCGGCCCGGACGAACGCGTCGCGGATGACCCGCTCCACGCCGTGCCGGGTGTTCAGGCTCTCCTCGGTGGCGACCTCGGCGGGCGTGTCGCGATGCAGCGAGCCGCCGGCTCCCGCGTAGAGCCCCTCGGTGCCCTCACGCACCACCACGAGGTCGACTTCGCCCGGCTTCACGTTGCCCAGCGGGCCTGCGACCCCGGGCCAGAGCCGGGACGGGCGCAGGTTGACGTACTGGTCGAAGGCGAACCGGAGTTTGAGCAGCAGCCCCCGCTCCAGCACTCCGGGCGGGACCGTCGGGTCGCCGACCGCGCCGAGCAGGATCGCGTCGTGGCCGGCCAGCTCGGTCAGCACCGAGTCGGGCAGCACCTCTCCGGTACGGTGCCAGCGGGCCGCACCGAGGTCGTACTCGGTGGCCTGCACGCCGGGCAGCACGGCGTCGAGGACCTTGCGGGCCTGCGCGACCACCTCGGGCCCGATGCCGTCCCCGGCCACCACCGCGATCCGCGCCACGCCCGCACTCCTTCGTTCGACTGCACCGTCGCCGCAACGGTACGTCTCTGTCCCGCCTCCCGGTACGCGGCTTCCAAGATGTGGGAAACCGCGATACACAGCACCCTCTCAGGCGGGACTCATGTGGCGGTCATCTCCGCTGCCTACCGTGGGAGTCAGCGGGTCACGGGGGCCTGCGAACCGGGGTCGTCGACGACGCGATCCCAACTGCGAGGGGGCAGATGCCATGCGCATCGACGAGCAGCCGCGGACCCGCTGGCCGGACCTGTCGGCGTTCCGGAACCGCCGGCCGGACCTCCGGCTCGGCAGCCGGCGGCAGCGAATCGATCCGGCGGCCGCCAGCCAGGGCCGGATCGCCGTGCAGCACACCGTGCGCACTCCGACGGCCGAGTACACGCTGCTGCTCAACGCCCCGGAATGGCTCGGCCGCCGGGGCGTCGGCGAGGCACTGCGGGACAGCGTCGCGGAGCTACGCGCCATTGATCTCACCTACGGTCCGAACCGGCCGGAGAGCCTGGTCTCGAGGCTGCGCCGGGGCGAGATCAGCCCCGACTCGTACCCCCCGCTGGCCGACCTGGTGGACCGCTGCACGGCGATGCGCGCCGCCACCGACGGGTGGTTCGACGCCTGGTCGGTGCCGGGCGGCTTCGACCCGGGCGGCCTGCTCGGCGGCTGGGCGGTGGAGCGCGCGGCCGCACGCCTGCGCGCCGCGGGCATCCACGACTACGCCGTGCTCACCGGCGCCGACCTCGTGGTCCGCGGCCGCGCGCCGCACGGCGGGCCGTGGCGGGTGGCGGTGCACCACCCGACCGCGCCGGAACGCGCGCCGCTGGTGCTGGAGATGACCGCCGGCGCCGTCGGCACGTCCGGGGTGACCGGACGACAGGGGCACGTGGTGGACCCGCACACCGGCGAGCCGGCCAACCACCTCGTCGCCGCCACGGTCGTCGGCCCCGACCTGACGGTGGCCGACGCCTACGCCACAGCGCTCTACGCCGCCGGCCAAACCGGGTTGGCCTGGTTCCGCGGCGGCTCGGACTATCGCGCGCTCTTCGCCCACCGGCGCTGAGCGCGATCGGCCCCCACAGCCTCGGCAACGGCCGTGGGGGCCGGTCAGCGACGAGTGCGCGTGGCTCGCACAATCGAGGGGTGCGGACCGGTCGGGGCCGGACGTCGACCGCGCCACCCGAAGACGGGCCGACGCCGCGAACTCGGCCAGTGACCGCAGTCGGTACGCTAGCGAATCGACGCAACTCGACGCAAGAGTCTCCACAGCGGACCGTCGCGGCCGGGGCTTGGCAGATCAGTGATTGGCCTGCGGCGAGGCAGTTTCGACATGGTGAACGACTGATGGCACGCTGTCCGCCGTGAGTTTCGATCTGAGCGTGTGGGCCCTGGAGGACGGGGCGACGCCCGAGGACGTGCGGGCCGCGGTCGAGGGTTGCCGGCAGGGGCGGCACGTGGACCGTTACCCGGAC
Above is a window of Micromonospora coriariae DNA encoding:
- a CDS encoding endonuclease/exonuclease/phosphatase family protein: MLCWLAVAPTGAWAAARLAGLDRGPLVQALAFTPYVAGWSVLALTLALALRRWWPAAVAALAAAALLGVVAPRALASPQPATGGPTVRLLTANLLAGSADARTLVELVRRHRVDVLTVQEFTPDAQAALERLGLDRLLPHRQLNAQIGTPGSGLYSRWPITDAGVRHNRGGWGFSQAYGTLAVPGAPPVRVESAHPSAPYALDQVGAWRADLTAQPPATPDGGLRILAGDFNATLDHGPLRALLRTGYVDAADATGAGLTGTWGPYDGDLIPPVTIDHVLVDRRIAAQTVTVQDLPGTDHRPVLATLRLPAA
- a CDS encoding AAA family ATPase yields the protein MTDISDTLASMPSSVDPEPTGVELEQTLFEVKRVIVGQDRLVERLLTALVANGHCLLEGVPGVAKTLAAQTLATVVGGTFSRIQFTPDLVPSDIVGTRIYRASKETFDIELGPIMANLVLADEINRAPAKVQSALLEAMAERQVSIGGRSWPVPAPFLVLATQNPIESEGVYQLPEAQRDRFLMKVVVDYPSDADELAILYRMSTDRPSPRQVLDAQRLQNLQAHAERVFVHHALAEYVVRLILATRDPGRFGLPEIAPLLAYGASPRATLGLVAAARARALLRGREYVLPEDVRELAVDVLAHRLVLSFDAVADGVSAEGVVRRLVEAVPPPRLADSHPQQAPDLAAA
- a CDS encoding tyrosine-protein phosphatase; translation: MDAIEDNRHISLPATFNFRDVGGYPGHDNRTVRRGRLYRSDSLHRLTESDRDTFTAIGIRTVIDLRRPQEVERDGRVPSYQGLTYRNIHPEHVEWGEQPYREGDSLARYLADRYAALAQTGTAGLAEAIGLIADSANAPVVVHCVAGKDRTGIVCALTLAVLGVDDTDIVADYALTNEASARFGAWLAETTPGGLDHVPAPFLASPAEAMELFLAELREGYGSVESYLRHAGVTDEQLDALRHHLLD
- a CDS encoding branched-chain amino acid aminotransferase — encoded protein: MSGGDKLDFEIRPNPAPVSATDRAALLANPGFGRVFTDHMVTVRYADGKGWYDARVEARGPIPMDPASAVLHYAQEIFEGLKAYRTADGGVTMFRPDANAARFATSAQRMAMPVLPPEVFVDSLHKLIEIDREWIPTGEDGSLYLRPFMFASEVFLGVRPANEYLYMVIASPVGAYFSGGVKPVTVWVSPDYTRAAPGGTGAAKCGGNYAASLAAQAEAIEAGCDQVVFLDAVERRFVDELGGMNVFFVYDDDTVVTPPLTGTILPGITRDAVLTLAGAAGHGVEERPVTFADWQADAASGRLREVFACGTAAVITPIGGVRFPDGEFLIGGGEPGRVTMALRQQLVDIQRGKATDPQNWVRRVL
- a CDS encoding peroxiredoxin, whose protein sequence is MLTVGDRFPEYELTACVSLDADKAFETLNHKSHEGKWRVVFFWPKDFTFICPTEIAEFGRLNGEFADRDAQVLGASVDNEYVHYAWRKDHPDLRELPFPMLSDIKRELAAACGVLGEDGVAQRATFIIDPNNEIQFAMVTAGSVGRNVSEVLRVLDALQTDELCPCNWNKGGETLDASALLAGAGA
- a CDS encoding 3-isopropylmalate dehydrogenase — translated: MARIAVVAGDGIGPEVVAQARKVLDAVLPGVQATEYDLGAARWHRTGEVLPDSVLTELAGHDAILLGAVGDPTVPPGVLERGLLLKLRFAFDQYVNLRPSRLWPGVAGPLGNVKPGEVDLVVVREGTEGLYAGAGGSLHRDTPAEVATEESLNTRHGVERVIRDAFVRAGRRERRKVTLVHKTNVLTHAGSLWARAFDAVAAEHPDVATEYQHVDAAAMFLVTQPQRYDVVVTDNLFGDILTDIAAAVTGGIGLAASGCINPEGAYPSMFEPVHGSAPDIAGQGVADPVAAVLSAALLLEQLGHAEAAARVNAAVAAELAGRIPGVALRTAEVGDRLAAHAVA
- a CDS encoding FAD:protein FMN transferase, yielding MRIDEQPRTRWPDLSAFRNRRPDLRLGSRRQRIDPAAASQGRIAVQHTVRTPTAEYTLLLNAPEWLGRRGVGEALRDSVAELRAIDLTYGPNRPESLVSRLRRGEISPDSYPPLADLVDRCTAMRAATDGWFDAWSVPGGFDPGGLLGGWAVERAAARLRAAGIHDYAVLTGADLVVRGRAPHGGPWRVAVHHPTAPERAPLVLEMTAGAVGTSGVTGRQGHVVDPHTGEPANHLVAATVVGPDLTVADAYATALYAAGQTGLAWFRGGSDYRALFAHRR
- the cimA gene encoding citramalate synthase is translated as MTFQVYDTTLRDGAQREGLTYSVVDKLAVARLLDEFGVGFIEGGWPGAVPKDTEFFRRARTELDLRHAVLVAFGATRKAGVAVADDPQVRGLLDAQTPAVALVAKADTRHVERALRTTGAENLAMIHDTVSHLVAEGRRVFVDGEHFFDGYRHDPAYGAAVVQAALAAGAERMVLCDTNGGMLPSQVTAVIADLTDRLGIDAGLLGMHAQNDTACAVANTIAAVEAGVRHVQGTANGYGERPGNADLFAIVANLQLKLGMPVLPEGCLAQMVRVSHAIAEIANIAPDTHQAYVGAAAFAHKAGLHASAIKVDPLLYNHVDPSVVGNDMRILVTEMAGRASVELKSRELGLDLAGQPEALTRVTNRVKELEAGGWSFEAADASFELLVRSELPEGGPARPFTLESYRVLVEHREDGAVVSEATVKIRVRGERVIATAEGNGPVNALDEALRVGLARHYPQLRDFELADYKVRILEGSHGTGAVTRVLLETADGGGRDWTTVGVHPNVVEASWHALVDALTYGLGVRKGTLLTPAVEEGPPTNTPAGAHGTPNGR
- a CDS encoding carboxymuconolactone decarboxylase family protein, with the protein product MGLDAIKAALPEYAKDIKLNLGSTVGTSTLTPVQAWGTALACAVAARNPMVLREIAAEAPGHLTPEGVEAAKGAAAIMAMNNIYYRAKHLIGDEQYASMPARLRMQIIARPGVDKGDFELWCLAVSAITGCGVCLESHEKTLRGSGFTREQVHEALRISAVVHAAAVTLDAEAALA
- a CDS encoding PRC-barrel domain-containing protein, with amino-acid sequence MERIDPHATHAEPEPQRGGDQGTVPGGAPAGAFDPWRYRDQAGVADADLVGYMVDATDGGIGKIDSASHEVDGSYLVVDTGPWIFGKKVMLPAGTVNQVDHDKRVVSVDRTRDQIKAAPEYDETSHSDPNYRNQLGGYYDETYGALPPGTAR